DNA from Rhodothermus sp.:
GGCCTCCGTCTTTTCGGTCTCCTATGAAGAGTTGATCTCTCCACGCCTGGACGAGCGGCTCGATCCGCTGGCTGCGGTCTTCTCTTCTGCCTTCGTGCAGGAGTTCCCTTTTGAATTGTTCGGGCTGACACCAGAAGACCTCTTTCAGCTCTTTACCGATCATCCCACCAAGGCCGGCGCATTGGTTCGCACCTTTCTGGAGATCAGCAAAATGTACGACGTGCAGGTGGAGCACTTTCTGTTTGCGGCCCTGCGCTCCTATCAACAGCTACACAACAACTACTTCCCCGAGCTGGAAGAGGCCGCCCAGAACTTCCGGGCACAGCACGACCTGCCGGCCGGTGAACCGATTCCGCCTGAACGCTTGCGCCGGATTCTGGAGGAGACTTATGGCTACCGAATCGATACCGAGACGCTTCCGAAACACCCCGTGCTGCACGGTTTCCGGTCCGTTTTTGCCGAAGGACCGCAGCCGGTGCTCTTTGTCAACGGACGGTTGCTACCGGCGCAGCAGGCGTTCATCCTGGCACGGGAGCTGGGCTATCGGTTTCTGGAGCTGAAGGAACGGGCGATTACGTCATCCTGGCTACGGGTTGAGTCGTTCGATCAGGTGCTCAATAACTTTCGAGCTTCGTACTTTGCCGGGGCGCTGCTCCTGGATGAAGCGACGCTCTGTGCTGATTTACGGACGTTTCTCGCATACGCACACTGGGACAGCGCCGTGTTGCGAGCGTTTCTGAAGCGCTATGGGGCCACGCCCGAAATGCTCTGTTATCGGTTGACGGAGCTCGTCCCGCAACACTTTGGCCTTCGGGAGATCTTTTTCCTGCGGCTGTTCCATCGGCCGGGAACGGATCGTTTTCAGCTCACCAAGGTGTTTAACCTGTCGCGTGTGCCAGTGCCGCATGGAATCGGGCTGGGGGAGCACTACTGTCGTCGCTGGCCGGCTATTCAGTTGTTGCGTCAGTTGGCTGCGCAGACGCCTCCGCCGGATCCCGCCGCCGATCCGCTGGTAGCGGCGGCCCGCATGCATTTTCTGAACGAGGACGTGACGTTTTTTACGGTGGCACTGGCACGTCCACTGGTGCTGACGCCGGAGCAAAACGCCTGCGTGGCGATCGGCTTTTTGATGGACGACCGCTTTCGCCAGCAGGTGCAGTTTGCCTTGGATCCAGCGTTGCCGGACCTGGAAGTCAATCTGACCTGTGAACGCTGCCCGCTGACTGACTGTGCCGAGCGAGCCGCCGAGCCAGAGGTATGCCGGGCACAGGAAGCCCAGCGGGAACGGGAAGCAGCGCTGGAGGCGTTGCTCGAAGCAGTGCGAAGGGGACAGTTGCCCTGAAACGCTATGCCCGTGTTTCCCACGCCCAGCCAGTATCGCGAGGCCGTGCAGTTTCCGGAGGTGGCCTTTACCGATTCGGAGCTACAGCAGGCCACCCCTGAAGTAGATGCCCTGGGACTGCCACGGGCAATCAGCGGCGCTTTTGCAACGGTGTTCGTGTTGCAGGGACGCACACGCCGGTGGGCCGTGCGCTGTTTTCACGCACCGGTGCCGGATCTGGCCGTACGCTACCGGGCGCTGGCTCGACATCTGGCGCAGCATCCGACGTTGCCGCTGGTACCCTTCGATTTTCAACCGGCCGGGATCCGGGTGGACGATCAGGCCTGGCCGTTGCTGAAAATGGACTGGGTCGAAGGCGTACCGCTCAATCGGTTCGTAGCCGAGCATCTGGACGAACCGGAGATGCTCGCCCGGCTGAGCGAAGCCTGGGTGGCCCTCGTGGAGCAGCTGGAGGCAACGGGTATGGCGCACGGTGATCTGCAGCATGGCAATGTGCTTGTCGGGCAGGAAGCCGATCGGCTCCGGCTGACGCTGGTCGATTACGATGCCGTTTACGTACCGGCACTGCGCGGCCGTAAAAGTCCCGAGCTGGGACACCGAAACTACCAGCATCCAGACCGTAGCGAAGCCGACTTCGGCCCCTGGATCGACCGATTCCCGGCCCTGGTTATTTACACGGCGCTGCAAGCATTGCAGCATCGGCCAGAGCTGGGACGCCGCTATCCGCTTGACGAAGCCCTGCTGTTCCGTGCAGGCGATCTATATGCGCCTGAGCGCTCACCGCTGTTTCAGGAGCTGGAGACGATGGCGCCGGTTCGGCCACTGGTGGCGCTGCTCCGGCAGGCCTGCCATCTGGAGCCAGCGCAGGTGCCCTCGCTGGTCGACGTGCACCAGGGAAC
Protein-coding regions in this window:
- a CDS encoding helix-turn-helix domain-containing protein, whose amino-acid sequence is MELNADLVRFVLGLKLKALRQQRGLTLQDVAAKAGLSVSYLSEIEKGKKFPKPDKLIELASVFSVSYEELISPRLDERLDPLAAVFSSAFVQEFPFELFGLTPEDLFQLFTDHPTKAGALVRTFLEISKMYDVQVEHFLFAALRSYQQLHNNYFPELEEAAQNFRAQHDLPAGEPIPPERLRRILEETYGYRIDTETLPKHPVLHGFRSVFAEGPQPVLFVNGRLLPAQQAFILARELGYRFLELKERAITSSWLRVESFDQVLNNFRASYFAGALLLDEATLCADLRTFLAYAHWDSAVLRAFLKRYGATPEMLCYRLTELVPQHFGLREIFFLRLFHRPGTDRFQLTKVFNLSRVPVPHGIGLGEHYCRRWPAIQLLRQLAAQTPPPDPAADPLVAAARMHFLNEDVTFFTVALARPLVLTPEQNACVAIGFLMDDRFRQQVQFALDPALPDLEVNLTCERCPLTDCAERAAEPEVCRAQEAQREREAALEALLEAVRRGQLP